A single Pseudomonas brassicacearum DNA region contains:
- a CDS encoding MFS transporter has translation MQNQPPLFSSFRLAGFCLAIAVFELLTYMASDLVMPAMLMVTRDLDASADQIPYAFNLYLLGGILLPWLIGPLSDRHGRRPFMLVGCAGFALACAAITQVTSMQGFNGLRLIQGMGLGFVIAVSYPAIQEVFCESTAVKVMALLGNLALLSPLLGPLAGGLLLQWLSWRELFMLLTGLGVLSWLALWWFMPGNSDAARLPDTPPTTQPLDMRSLGRRYGALLGHVGFMSASVALGLMSLPLIAWIGLSPLLLIQGEGLSPLLYGIWQIPVFSAVILGNLLLNALVERVGVRRVVGYSLLPFCTGLIALVAASQYALSLLVLVSALSLYAVGLGMGNAALYRLALFASDDSKGLVSAMVGMISIGVMSAAGSLLALLGAGASLESFALMVGIAGLSCLVALRLFSSQPAAHV, from the coding sequence ATGCAGAATCAGCCGCCCCTTTTTTCGTCCTTTCGCCTGGCAGGCTTCTGCCTGGCAATCGCCGTCTTTGAACTCCTTACCTATATGGCCAGCGACTTGGTCATGCCCGCCATGCTCATGGTGACCCGGGACCTGGATGCGTCCGCCGATCAAATCCCCTACGCATTCAACTTGTACCTGTTGGGCGGCATCCTGTTGCCGTGGCTGATCGGCCCGCTGTCGGATCGCCATGGACGGCGCCCGTTCATGCTGGTCGGGTGCGCCGGATTCGCGCTGGCTTGCGCGGCGATCACCCAGGTCACCAGCATGCAAGGCTTCAATGGGCTGCGCTTGATCCAGGGGATGGGGTTGGGCTTCGTGATTGCGGTCAGCTATCCGGCCATTCAAGAGGTTTTCTGCGAGTCCACTGCGGTGAAAGTCATGGCGTTATTGGGGAACCTCGCCCTTCTCTCGCCTCTATTGGGGCCCTTGGCGGGCGGGCTGTTGCTGCAATGGCTGTCCTGGCGTGAGCTGTTCATGTTGCTGACCGGCCTCGGGGTGTTGAGCTGGCTGGCCTTGTGGTGGTTCATGCCGGGAAATAGCGACGCGGCTCGACTCCCCGATACCCCTCCGACTACCCAACCACTGGACATGCGTTCGCTGGGCCGGCGATACGGCGCGCTACTGGGCCATGTGGGGTTCATGTCGGCCAGTGTCGCGCTGGGGTTGATGAGCCTGCCGCTGATTGCCTGGATCGGCCTGTCTCCCCTGCTGTTGATCCAGGGCGAGGGCCTTTCTCCACTGCTCTACGGCATCTGGCAGATTCCGGTTTTCTCGGCGGTCATCCTCGGCAATCTGCTGCTCAACGCCCTGGTGGAACGGGTCGGCGTGCGTCGAGTGGTTGGCTACAGCCTGTTGCCCTTCTGTACGGGCCTGATCGCCTTGGTCGCTGCCAGTCAATATGCGCTCTCTCTTCTCGTACTGGTCAGTGCCCTGTCGCTGTACGCGGTCGGGCTCGGCATGGGCAATGCCGCGTTGTACCGACTGGCCCTGTTCGCCAGCGACGACAGCAAAGGGTTGGTCTCGGCCATGGTCGGGATGATTTCCATTGGGGTGATGAGCGCGGCGGGCTCACTGCTGGCGCTGCTGGGTGCCGGGGCGAGCCTGGAATCCTTCGCCTTGATGGTCGGCATCGCCGGGCTCAGCTGCCTCGTTGCGTTGCGCCTGTTTTCATCACAACCCGCCGCTCACGTCTGA
- a CDS encoding acyl-CoA reductase, whose product MYLINGQLNAELALDAALERLQAQLPALLNHPPRSEEVFDCAEAFVQMLRTSDPVPMLDEEQRQALMAFCDRKHLGLKLERELGLTPRSLRRIDYCDGPFESWQPLGLVVHVTPGNSPLLGFCAALEGLLAGNVNWLRPSTRDGDYTARLLAAFLACDPSGRLRDYLAVLPVPAEETGRLFALAQGVSAWGGETALTALREQIPSGCRWIDWGHRISFAYISSLAASAQALDSLVDEICRLDQQACSSPQWLLVDSDEPARMQALGDALAAAFERRAGHWPALETTTAEACEITTRTALARLDYSFAGKTGQVWSGNGWRILWEHHQKLQPSPLFRTLLLRPVPEGMLAETLLPWRNVLQSCALICEPERAPALARRLITAGVTRVTSTAQIQQGYDGEPHDGVYALQRLSRRVSVGLQAQVANHRVTLDASPAALSLCPSTPILDKTAFMALPPPPQAQLFFRSGGSSGAPVLSPFSHRDFHRHMRAAADGLRAAGLDPAQDRVINLFYGGSLYGGFLSFTKILEQMNVVHYPMSAPPDNNFDEIAKLIVEHRINTVVGMPSTLHRLFSSQQPTLQGYGGVRKVMLGGEHLGQESRQLLQQCGVTRICSAIYGTVDAGPLGHACIASGDGVFHLMDDIQTLEIVRLEDDAPVGPGETGRLLFTSRERQARALQRYDVGDLGRWLSGPCTCGLESPRFELGERHGRLVRIATEFINTKELVERAQAAIQIVLDHESGGCERLLIRVDGEAETVRRQVLDLAPLRTSVDAALLVLQVQRCPIERFERNKHSGKVPLVIDRRIAGELTSPIAL is encoded by the coding sequence ATGTACCTCATCAATGGCCAACTGAACGCCGAGCTGGCGCTAGATGCAGCACTTGAACGCCTGCAAGCGCAGTTGCCCGCCCTCCTGAACCACCCACCCCGCAGCGAAGAGGTGTTCGATTGCGCAGAAGCGTTCGTACAGATGCTGCGCACGTCCGACCCGGTCCCAATGCTCGACGAGGAACAGCGCCAGGCCCTGATGGCCTTCTGTGACCGCAAGCACCTGGGCCTCAAACTGGAACGCGAACTGGGTCTGACCCCACGCTCGTTACGGCGGATCGATTACTGCGACGGTCCCTTCGAAAGCTGGCAGCCCCTGGGCCTGGTGGTGCATGTGACGCCGGGCAATTCACCCTTGCTGGGATTCTGCGCGGCGTTGGAAGGCCTGTTGGCGGGTAATGTGAACTGGCTGCGACCCAGCACCCGTGATGGTGACTACACCGCACGGCTGCTCGCTGCGTTCCTGGCGTGCGACCCGAGTGGCCGGCTGCGCGATTACCTCGCGGTATTGCCCGTGCCCGCCGAGGAAACCGGGCGCCTCTTCGCACTGGCACAAGGCGTCAGCGCTTGGGGCGGCGAGACGGCCCTGACAGCGTTGCGTGAGCAGATTCCCAGTGGCTGCCGCTGGATCGATTGGGGCCATCGGATCAGCTTCGCCTACATCTCCTCTCTCGCTGCTAGCGCGCAGGCGCTCGATAGCCTGGTGGATGAGATCTGCCGCCTCGATCAGCAAGCGTGCTCCAGCCCGCAATGGCTGCTGGTGGACAGCGACGAGCCTGCCCGGATGCAGGCGTTAGGCGACGCCCTGGCGGCCGCTTTCGAGCGACGGGCCGGGCACTGGCCCGCACTGGAAACCACCACCGCCGAAGCGTGTGAAATCACCACCCGAACGGCGCTGGCCCGCCTGGATTACAGCTTCGCGGGAAAAACCGGTCAGGTCTGGTCGGGTAACGGCTGGCGCATCCTCTGGGAGCATCACCAAAAACTGCAACCCTCGCCGCTGTTTCGAACATTACTCTTGCGGCCAGTGCCTGAAGGAATGCTCGCTGAAACTTTGCTGCCATGGCGCAATGTGCTGCAGAGCTGCGCCCTCATCTGCGAACCGGAACGAGCACCCGCACTGGCACGCCGCCTGATAACCGCCGGCGTAACTCGCGTGACCTCCACCGCGCAGATCCAGCAAGGCTATGACGGTGAGCCTCACGATGGCGTTTATGCGTTGCAACGATTGAGTCGCCGGGTATCGGTCGGCCTCCAAGCGCAAGTCGCCAATCACCGCGTCACACTGGATGCTTCCCCGGCCGCGTTGTCGCTTTGCCCCTCGACGCCGATCCTGGACAAGACCGCGTTCATGGCGCTACCTCCGCCCCCCCAAGCACAATTGTTCTTCCGCTCCGGCGGCAGCAGCGGCGCACCGGTGCTATCGCCCTTCAGTCACCGGGATTTCCACCGCCACATGCGCGCCGCCGCCGACGGACTGCGCGCGGCGGGTCTGGACCCTGCGCAGGACCGGGTCATCAATCTTTTCTACGGTGGCAGCCTGTACGGCGGATTCCTCAGTTTCACGAAAATTCTCGAACAGATGAATGTCGTGCATTACCCCATGAGCGCACCACCAGACAACAATTTCGACGAAATCGCCAAGCTGATTGTCGAGCACCGGATCAACACGGTGGTCGGCATGCCGAGTACCTTGCATCGCCTGTTCTCCAGCCAGCAGCCGACGCTGCAAGGCTACGGTGGCGTGCGCAAAGTCATGTTGGGCGGCGAACACCTGGGGCAGGAAAGCCGACAGCTATTGCAGCAATGTGGCGTCACCCGCATTTGCTCGGCCATCTACGGGACCGTGGACGCCGGGCCCCTCGGTCACGCCTGCATCGCCAGCGGCGACGGTGTGTTCCATCTCATGGACGATATCCAAACCTTGGAAATCGTCCGCCTGGAAGATGACGCGCCGGTAGGCCCCGGGGAAACCGGACGCCTGCTGTTCACCTCCCGCGAACGCCAGGCGCGCGCCCTCCAGCGTTATGACGTCGGCGACCTCGGACGTTGGCTATCCGGTCCATGCACGTGTGGCCTGGAGTCACCGAGATTCGAACTGGGCGAACGCCATGGCCGCCTGGTACGCATCGCCACGGAATTCATCAACACCAAGGAACTGGTTGAGCGGGCGCAAGCGGCGATTCAGATCGTACTCGACCATGAGAGCGGCGGTTGTGAACGCTTGCTGATTCGCGTCGATGGCGAGGCCGAAACGGTTCGACGCCAGGTGCTGGATCTTGCACCGCTGCGCACGTCCGTCGACGCCGCGCTGCTGGTCCTGCAAGTCCAACGCTGTCCGATAGAGCGCTTCGAGCGCAATAAACACAGCGGCAAAGTCCCGCTGGTGATCGACCGCCGAATAGCTGGCGAGTTGACCTCGCCCATTGCTCTTTGA
- a CDS encoding acyl-protein synthase: protein MIHFPHADALCALPQPYGCDSLPPELFDKAMAEISLFHCQHTPGYEHWLNANGLCANDLEHLTDWSRLPPIYASYFKQRLLLSPTAEDALELTSSGTSGQKSRMRYDERSITAAQGMVARIFEHYGWSTPDSPCNYLLLSHEPEAANRLGTAYTDQFLCRFAPANRVAYALRRTGKGHEFDVFGVISALQAFAEEGLPVRIFGFPALLWHVLERMRETAVQDLKLAPGSLVFLGGGWKKQAAQEIPRHQVYQRITRQLGIDAHRCRDGYGAVEHAVPYIECEHHRFHVPVYSKIFVRHPSHFGVQPLGEPGLLSFVAPYISSSPAHAVVMSDLATLHPAHCECGLSTQWFELHGRAGTSASRSCAMAAAELIKEN from the coding sequence ATGATTCACTTTCCCCATGCCGACGCGCTATGCGCGTTGCCCCAGCCGTATGGCTGCGATTCGCTGCCGCCGGAACTGTTCGATAAAGCCATGGCCGAAATCAGCCTGTTCCATTGTCAGCACACACCCGGCTATGAACATTGGCTCAACGCCAACGGGCTCTGCGCCAATGACCTGGAACATTTGACTGACTGGTCACGCCTGCCGCCCATTTACGCCAGCTATTTCAAGCAGAGGTTATTGCTTAGCCCCACCGCCGAAGACGCACTGGAGCTCACTTCCTCCGGCACCAGCGGCCAGAAAAGCCGCATGCGTTATGACGAGCGCAGCATCACGGCGGCCCAAGGCATGGTGGCGAGAATCTTCGAGCATTACGGCTGGTCTACGCCTGATTCGCCTTGTAACTACCTGCTCTTGAGCCATGAACCCGAAGCAGCCAATCGGCTCGGCACGGCATATACCGATCAGTTCCTGTGTCGCTTCGCACCGGCCAATCGCGTCGCCTACGCCTTGCGCCGCACCGGTAAAGGCCATGAATTCGATGTCTTCGGCGTGATCAGCGCCCTGCAGGCCTTCGCCGAAGAGGGCCTGCCGGTACGGATCTTCGGTTTTCCAGCGCTGCTGTGGCATGTCCTCGAACGCATGCGTGAAACCGCTGTACAGGACCTGAAGCTTGCGCCCGGATCGCTGGTCTTCCTGGGAGGGGGGTGGAAGAAACAGGCCGCCCAGGAAATCCCCCGCCATCAGGTCTACCAACGCATCACCCGGCAACTGGGCATTGACGCCCATCGGTGCCGCGACGGCTACGGTGCGGTCGAGCACGCTGTGCCTTACATCGAGTGTGAACATCATCGATTCCACGTACCGGTCTATTCGAAAATTTTCGTGCGCCACCCCTCGCACTTCGGTGTCCAGCCGCTGGGCGAGCCAGGTTTGCTGTCGTTCGTCGCCCCCTACATCTCGTCCAGTCCGGCGCACGCCGTGGTGATGAGCGACCTGGCAACCCTGCATCCGGCCCATTGCGAATGTGGCCTGTCCACTCAATGGTTCGAACTGCACGGCCGGGCCGGCACCAGTGCCAGCCGAAGCTGCGCCATGGCCGCCGCCGAACTGATCAAGGAAAACTGA
- a CDS encoding acylase: MSGQLSRIGLAGAFLGIALGFSPVVNAQDEGQQASAEIRRTRFGVPHIRAQDERGLGYGIGYAYAQDNLCLLANEIVTVNAQRSRYFGPEQVTIEQRENRVSDLFFSWLNTPQAVSGFWQAQTPQVQQLVEGYVAGYNRALVERQAKGLPEQCASQWVRPITALDLVKLTRRLLVEGGVGQFAEALAGAQPPQASALAGAPVGGFAAAATRQRRFALERGSNALAIGSERSFNGRGMLLANPHFPWLGGMRFYQMHLTIPGKLDVMGAALPGLPMINIGFSQHLAWTHTVDSSKHFTLYRLQLDPKDPTRYLLDGKSVPMSQQTVAVDIKQPDGQVQTISRVVYGSQFGPIVQWPGRLDWDSRFAYSLRDANLENDRVLAQWYAMNRAVTLKDLQDAVHQIQGIPWVNTLAVDDQGQSLYMNVSVVPNVDADKLARCSDPRAGLRLIVLDGTRSECAWGIDPKAVQKGIYAADRLPQLLRRDYVQNSNDSAWMVNPSQPLSGYSPVISQQGQPLGLRARFALERMGQLAKDGPVKVKDLQRMVMDDQVYLADQVMPDLLGVCAGDLGADASTLGQACASLKAWDRKAGLNSGLGFVHFQHIMDRLQAVPDSWRVAFDPKDPQHTPRGLAIERSPVLKAVREAMLASVKTVKAAGLSKDTQWQDIQVASRGSRQTPIHGGPGELGIYNAIQSVPGANGKREVVSGTSYLQVVTFDDKGPQAQGLLAFSLSSDPASPYSTDQTQAFSQKQWSVLPFTEQQIKADPHYQALTIRERDETGRVATQ; encoded by the coding sequence ATGTCCGGGCAGTTATCGAGGATTGGCCTCGCAGGCGCTTTTCTGGGGATCGCCCTCGGGTTCAGTCCCGTGGTCAACGCGCAAGACGAGGGGCAACAGGCCAGTGCCGAAATCCGTCGCACCCGTTTTGGCGTACCGCATATCCGGGCGCAGGATGAACGTGGGCTGGGTTATGGCATCGGCTACGCCTATGCCCAGGACAACCTGTGCCTGCTGGCCAATGAGATCGTCACGGTCAACGCCCAGCGCTCGCGCTATTTCGGGCCGGAGCAGGTCACGATCGAGCAGCGGGAGAACCGCGTCAGCGATCTGTTCTTCAGTTGGCTCAATACACCACAAGCGGTTTCCGGTTTCTGGCAGGCCCAGACGCCTCAAGTGCAGCAACTGGTCGAAGGCTACGTGGCGGGTTACAACCGTGCGCTGGTCGAACGCCAGGCCAAAGGCCTGCCCGAACAATGTGCCAGCCAGTGGGTGCGGCCGATCACAGCGCTGGACCTGGTCAAGTTGACCCGCCGGCTATTGGTGGAAGGCGGCGTCGGCCAGTTCGCCGAGGCCCTGGCCGGCGCGCAACCACCCCAGGCGAGCGCGCTCGCGGGGGCTCCGGTCGGCGGTTTCGCGGCCGCCGCAACCCGGCAGCGGCGTTTTGCCCTGGAGCGCGGCAGCAATGCGCTGGCCATCGGCAGCGAGCGCTCGTTCAACGGCCGTGGGATGTTGCTGGCGAACCCGCATTTTCCGTGGCTGGGCGGCATGCGTTTCTACCAGATGCACCTGACCATTCCCGGCAAGCTGGACGTCATGGGTGCGGCGCTGCCAGGCCTGCCGATGATCAACATCGGTTTCAGCCAGCACTTGGCCTGGACCCACACCGTCGACAGCTCAAAACATTTCACCCTGTACCGCCTGCAACTCGACCCGAAGGACCCGACCCGCTATCTGCTCGACGGCAAGTCAGTGCCGATGAGTCAGCAGACGGTCGCGGTGGACATCAAGCAACCCGACGGCCAGGTGCAGACGATTTCCCGAGTGGTCTATGGCTCGCAGTTCGGCCCGATCGTGCAATGGCCCGGTCGGCTGGACTGGGATAGCCGGTTCGCCTACAGCCTGCGGGACGCGAACCTGGAAAACGATCGCGTGCTGGCCCAGTGGTACGCCATGAACAGGGCGGTCACGCTCAAGGATCTGCAGGACGCCGTCCATCAGATCCAGGGCATTCCCTGGGTCAATACCCTGGCGGTGGACGACCAGGGGCAAAGCCTCTACATGAACGTGTCGGTGGTGCCGAACGTCGACGCCGACAAACTGGCCCGGTGCAGCGACCCCCGGGCCGGGTTGCGACTGATCGTGCTGGATGGCACTCGCAGCGAATGTGCCTGGGGTATCGATCCCAAGGCCGTGCAAAAAGGCATCTATGCCGCCGACAGGCTTCCGCAGCTGCTGCGCCGCGATTATGTGCAGAACTCCAACGATTCGGCCTGGATGGTCAACCCTTCGCAGCCGCTGTCCGGTTACTCCCCGGTGATCAGCCAGCAAGGCCAGCCCCTGGGACTGCGGGCGCGTTTTGCGCTGGAGCGGATGGGCCAGTTGGCTAAAGACGGGCCGGTGAAGGTGAAGGATTTGCAGCGCATGGTCATGGACGATCAGGTTTACCTGGCTGACCAGGTAATGCCGGACCTGCTCGGCGTTTGCGCCGGTGACCTGGGGGCCGATGCTTCGACATTGGGCCAGGCGTGTGCCAGCCTCAAGGCCTGGGATCGCAAGGCCGGCCTGAACAGCGGCCTGGGGTTCGTGCATTTCCAGCACATCATGGACCGATTGCAGGCGGTGCCTGATTCATGGCGCGTCGCGTTCGATCCCAAAGACCCGCAACACACCCCGCGTGGCCTGGCGATCGAGCGATCGCCGGTGCTTAAGGCCGTGCGCGAAGCCATGCTGGCCTCGGTGAAGACGGTAAAGGCCGCCGGGCTGTCGAAGGACACTCAATGGCAAGACATCCAAGTGGCCAGCCGCGGCAGCCGACAGACCCCGATCCACGGCGGCCCCGGGGAGCTGGGCATCTACAATGCGATCCAGAGCGTACCGGGGGCGAACGGCAAGCGGGAGGTGGTTAGCGGGACCAGCTATCTGCAAGTGGTGACGTTTGACGATAAAGGGCCGCAGGCCCAGGGATTGTTGGCATTCTCCCTCTCCAGCGACCCTGCGTCGCCATATTCGACGGACCAGACTCAGGCCTTTTCGCAGAAGCAGTGGAGTGTGCTGCCATTCACTGAACAGCAGATCAAGGCCGATCCGCACTATCAGGCGCTGACTATCCGCGAGCGTGACGAGACGGGCAGGGTGGCGACGCAATAG
- a CDS encoding FecR family protein has product MTEHTLSEAEYDAITDAAAHWCMRLHAVDCTDAERQAFKQWHDADPLHAFEYEAMLEIWSVADHLPRVESAPAAPVPRHRSRWSRMAVAAAVVVVGMPLAAYTGWNLGWIANSYQRFEAGASVRHVTLGDGSQVELNLGSELVYANYKNERRVTLKKGEVFFDVSHDKQHPFVVRAGQGQVRVTGTRFNVWMYQDQVRVTLLEGSVRVTSNQALTGDGLPLSPGMQASYKAGDHQPQVRETDPNDSSLAWRNGKLVLDNLALSDALPLINRYLDRPVMLADNSTGGLRIGGVYNISEVHNLVPSLPKVLPVYLTQNKDGNPVLNSIGQRPATD; this is encoded by the coding sequence ATGACCGAACATACCCTCTCGGAAGCCGAATACGACGCCATTACCGATGCCGCTGCCCATTGGTGCATGCGCTTGCATGCCGTCGACTGCACCGATGCAGAACGGCAGGCGTTCAAGCAGTGGCACGATGCCGATCCCCTGCATGCTTTCGAATATGAAGCCATGCTGGAGATCTGGTCTGTTGCCGATCATCTGCCGCGCGTCGAGTCGGCGCCGGCCGCTCCAGTGCCCCGCCACCGGTCGCGCTGGAGCCGGATGGCGGTCGCCGCTGCGGTGGTCGTGGTGGGCATGCCCCTTGCCGCTTATACCGGCTGGAACCTGGGCTGGATTGCCAATTCCTACCAGCGCTTCGAAGCCGGCGCCAGCGTTCGCCATGTCACCCTGGGCGACGGTAGCCAGGTAGAACTCAACCTGGGCAGTGAGCTGGTATATGCCAACTACAAAAACGAACGCCGGGTGACGCTGAAAAAGGGCGAAGTGTTTTTTGACGTCAGCCATGACAAACAGCATCCGTTTGTGGTTCGGGCCGGCCAAGGCCAGGTGCGCGTGACCGGCACACGCTTCAACGTCTGGATGTACCAGGACCAGGTACGGGTGACGCTACTGGAAGGTTCGGTGCGGGTGACCAGCAACCAGGCACTCACCGGTGACGGCCTGCCGCTTTCCCCGGGCATGCAGGCCAGCTACAAGGCGGGCGACCACCAACCACAAGTTCGTGAGACAGACCCCAACGACAGTTCGCTGGCGTGGCGCAACGGCAAGCTGGTGCTGGATAACCTCGCCCTGAGCGATGCACTGCCGCTGATCAACCGCTACCTCGACCGGCCCGTCATGCTGGCCGACAACAGCACCGGTGGCTTGCGCATCGGTGGCGTCTACAATATCAGCGAAGTGCACAACCTGGTGCCTTCGCTGCCCAAAGTCTTGCCGGTCTACCTGACCCAGAACAAGGACGGTAACCCGGTCCTCAATTCCATCGGGCAACGGCCGGCCACTGACTGA